From a single Sinorhizobium sp. RAC02 genomic region:
- a CDS encoding AbrB/MazE/SpoVT family DNA-binding domain-containing protein yields the protein MNITIRKIGNSEGIIIPKDVLERMGVKAGDEITMTSEGGKLILTAADGEFDRQLGHAEKFMDRYKVALKKLAE from the coding sequence ATGAACATTACCATCCGCAAGATCGGCAATTCCGAAGGCATCATTATCCCGAAAGACGTCCTTGAACGCATGGGGGTCAAGGCGGGTGACGAGATTACGATGACGAGCGAGGGCGGAAAGCTCATTCTCACTGCGGCCGACGGCGAGTTCGACCGGCAGCTCGGGCACGCTGAGAAGTTCATGGACCGCTACAAGGTGGCGCTCAAGAAGCTCGCTGAATGA
- a CDS encoding type II toxin-antitoxin system death-on-curing family toxin — protein MSIIFLERPLVERLQAIQIQRFDGATGLRDENAFESALARPVNKAYYGCEDIFELAAAYVFGLARNHPFVDGNKRIAIVAAAVFLMDNGYEIATDDATLYTFVLAVAAGEIDEEGATRFLRDVNVPYSG, from the coding sequence ATGAGCATCATCTTTCTCGAACGTCCTCTCGTTGAACGGTTGCAGGCCATTCAGATCCAGCGGTTCGACGGAGCAACTGGTCTACGGGACGAAAACGCCTTTGAATCGGCGCTAGCCCGGCCCGTCAACAAGGCATACTACGGCTGCGAGGACATATTTGAACTCGCCGCAGCCTATGTCTTCGGGCTGGCAAGGAACCACCCCTTCGTCGATGGCAACAAACGCATCGCGATCGTCGCTGCGGCCGTCTTTCTGATGGACAACGGCTACGAGATCGCAACAGACGACGCGACGCTTTACACTTTCGTGCTCGCCGTCGCCGCCGGGGAAATCGACGAAGAGGGGGCGACTCGCTTCCTGCGCGACGTCAACGTTCCCTATTCTGGTTGA
- the parC gene encoding DNA topoisomerase IV subunit A produces the protein MGQNTLPPDGGDDNILPVDLKAALEERYLAYALSTITQRALPDVRDGLKPVHRRIIHAMSEMGIRANSSFKKCARIVGDVIGKFHPHGDQSVYDALVRLAQDFSQRYPIVDGQGNFGNIDGDNAAAYRYTEARMTDVATLLLEGIDQDAVDFRPTYNEEDEEPVVLPGAFPNLLANGSSGIAVGMATSIPSHNVHELCDAALHLIRQPDAPVEKLVEFVQGPDLPTGGIIIDSRESILEAYRTGRGGFRVRSKWQTEDLGRGGYQIVITEIPYQVQKSRLIEKIAELLIARKLPLLEDIRDESAEDVRIVLVPKSRTVDPTILMESLFKLSELESRIPLNMNVLSMGRVPRVMGLRDVLVEWLAHRRDVLQRRSRHRLAAIDRRLEILGGYLVAYLNLDEVIRIIREEDEPKVSLMETFSLTDVQAEAILNMRLRSLRKLEEFEIRTEFDTLSKEKAEIEALLASDEKQWQTVAWEIGEVRKKFAKATELGRRRTQFASAPEADVEAIQQAMIEKEPVTVVISEKGWIRALKGHMADTSGLQFKEGDALKVAFPAQTTDKVLIVTTGGKVFTLGADKLPGGRGHGEPLRIMVDMENDQAVLTAFVHDASRKVIIASQAGNGFIVSETEMVANTRKGKQVMNVGMPDEAKLVVPVRGDHVAVVGENRKMLVFPLAQMPEMSRGKGVRLQRYKDGGISDLRCFALADGLTWDDSAGRNFVRTKDELAEWLADRATAGRTVPKGFPRSGKFSG, from the coding sequence ATGGGACAAAACACTTTGCCGCCGGATGGCGGAGACGACAACATCCTGCCGGTCGACCTCAAGGCGGCGCTGGAAGAGCGCTACCTTGCCTATGCGCTGTCGACCATCACGCAACGCGCGCTACCAGATGTCCGCGATGGCCTGAAGCCGGTGCATCGCCGCATCATCCACGCCATGAGCGAAATGGGCATTCGTGCCAATTCCTCGTTCAAGAAATGCGCGCGTATCGTCGGCGACGTCATCGGTAAGTTCCACCCGCACGGCGACCAGTCGGTCTACGATGCGCTGGTGCGCCTCGCACAGGATTTCTCGCAGCGTTATCCGATCGTCGACGGCCAGGGCAATTTCGGCAATATCGACGGCGACAATGCGGCCGCCTATCGATACACCGAAGCGCGCATGACGGATGTCGCGACGCTGCTGCTCGAAGGCATCGACCAGGATGCCGTCGACTTCCGCCCGACCTATAACGAGGAAGACGAGGAGCCGGTCGTCCTGCCGGGCGCCTTCCCGAACCTGCTCGCGAACGGTTCGTCCGGCATCGCCGTCGGCATGGCGACGTCCATTCCCTCGCACAACGTGCATGAACTCTGCGACGCGGCACTGCACCTGATCCGTCAGCCTGACGCGCCGGTGGAAAAGCTCGTCGAATTCGTGCAGGGCCCCGACCTGCCGACCGGCGGCATCATCATCGACAGCCGCGAGAGTATCCTTGAGGCCTACAGGACAGGGCGCGGTGGTTTCCGCGTGCGCTCCAAGTGGCAGACGGAGGATCTCGGACGCGGCGGCTACCAGATCGTCATCACCGAAATTCCCTACCAAGTGCAGAAGTCGAGGCTGATCGAGAAGATCGCCGAGCTGCTGATTGCCCGCAAGCTGCCGCTGCTCGAGGACATCCGCGACGAATCGGCGGAAGACGTGCGCATCGTGCTGGTCCCGAAGAGCCGTACCGTCGATCCGACGATCCTGATGGAATCGCTGTTCAAGCTTTCGGAGCTGGAAAGCCGCATTCCGCTCAACATGAACGTGCTGTCCATGGGGCGCGTGCCGCGCGTCATGGGTCTCCGTGACGTGCTCGTCGAGTGGCTCGCCCACCGGCGCGACGTGCTCCAGCGCCGTTCGCGCCACCGGTTGGCGGCGATCGACCGCCGGCTTGAAATTTTGGGCGGTTACCTTGTCGCTTATCTCAACCTCGACGAGGTGATCCGCATCATCCGCGAGGAGGATGAGCCGAAGGTTTCCTTGATGGAGACCTTCTCGCTGACGGACGTGCAGGCCGAAGCGATCCTCAACATGCGCCTGCGCTCCTTGCGCAAGCTGGAAGAGTTCGAGATCCGCACCGAATTCGACACCCTGTCGAAGGAGAAGGCGGAGATAGAGGCACTGCTCGCCTCCGATGAGAAGCAGTGGCAGACCGTCGCCTGGGAAATCGGCGAGGTTCGCAAGAAATTCGCCAAGGCGACCGAGCTCGGCCGTCGCCGCACCCAGTTCGCAAGTGCACCGGAGGCCGACGTCGAGGCGATCCAGCAGGCCATGATCGAGAAGGAGCCGGTCACGGTCGTCATCTCGGAGAAGGGCTGGATCCGCGCGCTGAAGGGTCATATGGCCGACACGTCCGGCCTGCAGTTCAAGGAAGGCGATGCGCTGAAAGTGGCCTTCCCGGCGCAGACCACGGACAAGGTTCTGATCGTGACGACGGGTGGCAAGGTCTTCACGCTCGGCGCCGACAAGCTGCCGGGCGGCCGCGGCCACGGCGAGCCTCTGCGCATCATGGTCGACATGGAAAACGACCAGGCCGTGTTGACCGCCTTCGTGCACGATGCGTCGCGCAAGGTCATCATCGCCTCGCAGGCGGGCAATGGCTTCATCGTTTCGGAAACCGAGATGGTCGCCAATACCCGCAAGGGCAAGCAGGTGATGAATGTCGGCATGCCGGATGAGGCGAAGCTCGTGGTGCCGGTGCGCGGCGATCATGTCGCCGTCGTTGGCGAGAACCGCAAGATGCTGGTCTTCCCGCTGGCGCAGATGCCGGAAATGTCGCGCGGCAAGGGCGTACGCCTGCAGCGCTACAAGGACGGCGGCATTTCCGACCTGCGCTGCTTTGCGCTCGCGGACGGCCTGACCTGGGACGACAGCGCCGGCCGCAACTTCGTGCGCACCAAGGACGAACTCGCCGAATGGCTCGCCGACCGCGCGACGGCCGGCCGTACCGTGCCGAAAGGCTTCCCGAGAAGCGGCAAGTTCAGCGGGTGA
- the creD gene encoding cell envelope integrity protein CreD has product MTATETDDPVPTRPRHSHYPEPRSNVATFLRSPGVKFIMIGIISVALLVPLLLVWGLTEERAQRAADVSRRIANGWGGDQAINGPYLAVPFEVQRSREVDGRTIVEQTTEWALVMPETLDVTADLKAEERRLSIYTLPVYNGALTLKGRFASNILQDLAQFSGTPQLDRAILVLNINDITGIRSDAGVKIDNGAVRPFDPGMRQISAMTVVGADGYATPQSSTGVHRPIERPLVESGFAFEIALSLNGSRSFAVAPAGQTTSFAAKANWPHPGFEGLFLPEQKTITASDFSAKWTIPYLARGIDRVAAGSTLPLSGSMMSINLVEPVQFYQVISRTLKYSIGFISLVFLAVFVVELKGGRMVHWIQYVLTGLALIVFYVLLLALAEHTGFTIAYVIAALATTLLIAAYLGSATGSRKNGLSLGAVLLSAYGVMYLVLREDEYALLAGALISFVTIAATMYATRRVEWSAPVPEAADAR; this is encoded by the coding sequence ATGACAGCGACCGAAACAGACGATCCCGTCCCGACGCGACCCCGGCATTCCCATTACCCAGAGCCACGCAGCAACGTCGCCACTTTCCTGCGCTCTCCCGGCGTCAAGTTCATCATGATCGGCATCATATCCGTGGCGCTGCTCGTGCCGCTGCTGCTCGTCTGGGGCCTGACGGAGGAGCGGGCACAAAGGGCTGCCGACGTGTCCCGCCGCATCGCCAACGGCTGGGGTGGCGACCAGGCGATCAACGGGCCTTATCTGGCCGTGCCGTTCGAGGTGCAGCGCAGCCGCGAAGTGGATGGCCGCACGATCGTCGAGCAGACGACCGAATGGGCGCTCGTCATGCCGGAAACGCTGGATGTCACGGCGGATCTGAAGGCGGAGGAGCGCAGGCTCTCGATCTATACGCTGCCGGTCTACAATGGCGCCCTGACATTGAAGGGTCGCTTCGCCAGCAACATCCTTCAGGATCTCGCGCAGTTCTCTGGTACGCCGCAGCTCGACCGCGCCATCCTCGTGCTCAACATTAACGACATTACCGGCATCCGCTCCGATGCCGGCGTGAAGATCGACAATGGCGCGGTGCGGCCGTTCGATCCCGGCATGCGGCAGATTTCCGCCATGACCGTTGTCGGTGCCGATGGGTATGCCACGCCGCAATCCAGCACCGGCGTGCACCGGCCGATCGAAAGGCCGCTCGTCGAAAGCGGTTTTGCCTTCGAGATTGCCCTGTCGCTCAACGGCTCACGCAGCTTCGCCGTTGCGCCCGCCGGCCAGACGACAAGTTTCGCGGCGAAGGCCAATTGGCCGCATCCGGGCTTCGAAGGTCTCTTCCTGCCGGAGCAGAAGACGATCACCGCATCGGATTTCTCGGCCAAGTGGACGATCCCCTATCTTGCCCGCGGCATCGACCGGGTCGCGGCCGGCTCGACGCTGCCCTTGTCGGGCAGCATGATGTCGATCAACCTCGTGGAACCCGTCCAGTTCTACCAGGTCATCTCCCGCACGCTGAAATACTCGATCGGCTTCATCTCGCTCGTCTTCCTCGCCGTCTTCGTCGTCGAGCTGAAGGGTGGGCGCATGGTGCACTGGATCCAGTATGTGCTGACGGGCCTGGCGCTGATCGTCTTCTACGTGCTGCTGCTGGCGCTGGCGGAGCATACCGGCTTCACCATTGCCTACGTCATTGCCGCTCTCGCGACGACACTCCTGATCGCTGCCTATCTCGGCAGCGCGACGGGCAGCCGCAAGAACGGGCTGTCGCTCGGTGCCGTGCTGCTCTCCGCCTACGGCGTGATGTATCTCGTGCTGCGGGAAGACGAATATGCGCTGCTCGCTGGCGCGCTGATTTCCTTCGTCACCATCGCGGCTACCATGTATGCGACGCGCCGCGTCGAGTGGTCGGCGCCGGTACCGGAGGCGGCAGACGCCCGCTGA
- a CDS encoding DUF1236 domain-containing protein, translated as MRNTLILATTALLTLSASAYAQSTVIVEETDPVMTESTVVVPGEVRTYVLEQQVPSVAYEGDVLIGKVIPDTVEVHPVDGYGDYAYTVVNERRVIVNPQTRTVVQVLE; from the coding sequence ATGCGAAACACGCTTATTCTTGCCACGACAGCCCTTCTGACGCTGTCCGCATCGGCCTATGCCCAGAGCACGGTGATCGTCGAAGAGACCGATCCGGTCATGACCGAATCCACCGTCGTCGTGCCCGGCGAAGTCCGCACCTATGTGCTGGAACAGCAGGTTCCGTCCGTCGCCTATGAGGGCGATGTGCTGATCGGCAAGGTCATCCCCGATACCGTGGAAGTTCATCCGGTCGATGGTTATGGCGACTATGCCTACACGGTCGTCAATGAACGCCGGGTCATCGTGAACCCGCAGACGCGGACGGTTGTCCAGGTTCTGGAATAG
- the aspS gene encoding aspartate--tRNA ligase codes for MHPYRSHTCAALRKSDVGGTVRLSGWVHRVRDHGGVLFIDLRDHYGITQVVADPDSPAFKMAETVRGEWVIRIDGRVKARTEDTVNKTMPTGEIELYALEIEVLSAAKELPLPVFGEPDYPEDVRLKYRFLDLRRETLHKNIVKRTQIISSMRKGMGEAGFAEYTTPILTASSPEGARDFLVPSRIHEGKFFALPQAPQQYKQLLMVAGFDRYFQIAPCFRDEDPRADRLPGEFYQLDVEMSFVTQEDVWDTMEPMMTAVFEEFAEGKPVTKNWPRIPYDEAIRKYGSDKPDLRNPIVMQAVTDHFAGSGFKVFANMIASNPKVQVWAIPARTGGSRAFCDRMNAWAQSQGQPGLGYIFWRKEADKIEGAGPLAKNIGEERTEAIRTQLGLDDGDACFFVAGDPAKFYKFAGEARTRAGEELNLVDRERYDFCWIVDFPFYEYNEDEKKVDFAHNPFSMPQGGIDALDNKDPLELKAYQYDAVCNGFEIASGSIRNQSPELMVKAFEKVGLSQADVEERFGGLYRAFQYGAPPHGGCAFGIDRVVMLLVGAKNLREISIFPMNQQAQDLLMNAPSPATPAQLRELALRVVPTQKKD; via the coding sequence ATGCACCCTTACCGCAGCCACACCTGCGCCGCTCTCCGCAAGTCCGATGTCGGCGGCACTGTCCGCCTTTCCGGCTGGGTTCACCGCGTTCGAGATCATGGCGGCGTGCTCTTCATCGACCTGCGCGACCATTACGGCATCACCCAGGTCGTTGCCGATCCTGATTCTCCGGCCTTCAAGATGGCCGAGACGGTACGCGGCGAATGGGTGATCCGCATCGATGGCCGCGTCAAGGCGCGCACCGAGGATACGGTCAACAAGACCATGCCGACCGGCGAGATCGAGCTCTACGCGCTGGAAATCGAAGTGCTGTCCGCTGCCAAGGAACTGCCACTGCCTGTCTTCGGCGAGCCGGACTATCCGGAAGACGTGCGCCTGAAGTATCGCTTCCTCGACCTGCGCCGCGAGACGCTGCACAAGAACATCGTCAAGCGCACGCAGATCATCTCCTCCATGCGCAAGGGCATGGGCGAGGCGGGTTTTGCCGAATACACGACGCCGATCCTGACGGCTTCCTCGCCGGAAGGTGCGCGCGACTTCCTCGTGCCGTCGCGCATCCACGAGGGCAAGTTCTTCGCGCTGCCGCAGGCCCCGCAGCAGTACAAGCAGCTCCTTATGGTTGCCGGTTTCGACCGCTACTTCCAGATCGCGCCGTGCTTCCGCGATGAAGACCCGCGCGCCGATCGCCTGCCGGGCGAATTCTACCAGCTCGACGTCGAGATGAGCTTCGTCACCCAGGAAGACGTCTGGGACACGATGGAGCCGATGATGACGGCTGTCTTCGAGGAGTTTGCCGAAGGCAAGCCGGTCACCAAGAACTGGCCGCGCATTCCTTATGACGAAGCGATCCGCAAGTATGGCTCCGACAAGCCGGACCTGCGCAACCCGATCGTCATGCAGGCTGTGACCGATCACTTCGCCGGCTCCGGCTTCAAGGTTTTCGCGAACATGATCGCGTCGAACCCGAAGGTTCAGGTCTGGGCGATCCCGGCCAGGACCGGCGGCAGCCGCGCCTTCTGCGACCGCATGAACGCCTGGGCACAGAGCCAGGGCCAGCCGGGCCTCGGCTATATCTTCTGGCGCAAGGAAGCCGACAAGATCGAGGGCGCCGGCCCGCTGGCGAAAAACATCGGCGAGGAGCGCACGGAAGCCATCCGCACGCAGCTCGGCCTCGATGACGGTGACGCCTGCTTCTTCGTCGCCGGCGATCCGGCAAAGTTCTACAAGTTCGCCGGCGAAGCCCGCACGCGCGCTGGCGAAGAGCTGAACCTCGTCGACCGCGAGCGCTACGATTTCTGCTGGATCGTCGACTTCCCGTTCTACGAATACAACGAAGACGAAAAGAAGGTCGACTTCGCGCACAACCCCTTCTCCATGCCGCAGGGCGGCATCGACGCGCTCGACAACAAGGACCCGCTGGAGCTCAAGGCCTACCAGTACGACGCGGTCTGCAACGGTTTCGAAATCGCCTCGGGCTCGATCCGTAACCAGTCGCCGGAGCTGATGGTCAAGGCGTTCGAGAAGGTGGGCCTCAGCCAGGCCGACGTGGAAGAGCGTTTCGGCGGCCTCTACCGTGCCTTCCAGTACGGTGCACCGCCGCACGGCGGCTGCGCTTTCGGCATCGACCGCGTCGTCATGCTGCTCGTCGGCGCAAAGAACCTGCGCGAGATTTCGATCTTCCCGATGAACCAGCAGGCGCAGGATCTCCTGATGAACGCGCCGAGCCCGGCAACGCCGGCACAGCTGCGCGAACTGGCACTGCGCGTCGTGCCGACGCAGAAGAAAGACTGA
- a CDS encoding MFS transporter: MIKYSLKSCFMPYPSNQHFPLAFTAACVAMTSVTYGMGRYAYGLFLPSIGAQLDLTTFDLALIASLNAILYLVATIVASATAIHFRPRTFILLSGVTTTAGLLLAGMATSVAVATVGIVLAGIGAGILSPAMFEAIEAWLPVQWKPRAIGAVNAGAAPGIVLTGLAAYWLQSSWQQAWIVMAGIGLVVTLWHFWLIPTARLPRPASGVALPLGFSLFTRRACMPLYVSVFVYGLLLSTYLTFAVDLVLSTGGMAFPMDRLFWVLLGLAGLPAMLTGAAVLRLGVRGLLAISMPACGLSYALLALAPGNQLVVITSAILFGAASIAPGNGFLVWGISLFRERPSIGSGTVFVVLSIAIIIGPILFGIIATQIGSQGFFLVMAVLSVAIVPLFPRAIFSTGHAGDQALLDNPTADF; the protein is encoded by the coding sequence GTGATCAAATATTCTTTGAAGTCCTGCTTCATGCCATATCCGTCAAATCAGCACTTTCCGCTTGCCTTTACCGCCGCCTGCGTCGCGATGACCAGCGTCACCTATGGAATGGGGCGGTATGCCTACGGGCTGTTCCTGCCGTCGATCGGAGCGCAGCTCGATCTCACGACGTTCGATCTGGCGCTCATCGCAAGCCTGAACGCGATCCTCTATCTGGTCGCAACCATTGTCGCGTCGGCCACGGCCATCCATTTTCGGCCGCGAACCTTCATCCTTCTTTCAGGCGTAACAACCACGGCCGGATTGCTGCTTGCAGGGATGGCGACGAGCGTTGCCGTGGCGACTGTGGGTATCGTACTGGCCGGAATAGGCGCGGGCATTCTCTCGCCGGCGATGTTCGAGGCAATCGAAGCCTGGTTGCCGGTCCAGTGGAAACCCCGGGCAATCGGAGCGGTCAATGCCGGCGCGGCACCGGGAATCGTTCTGACGGGTTTGGCGGCCTATTGGCTGCAATCATCCTGGCAGCAGGCATGGATCGTCATGGCCGGGATCGGGCTGGTCGTTACCCTCTGGCATTTCTGGCTTATACCGACGGCCCGGTTGCCGCGTCCTGCTTCGGGCGTGGCCCTGCCTCTCGGTTTCAGCCTGTTCACAAGACGCGCTTGCATGCCTCTTTATGTTTCCGTCTTCGTGTATGGCCTGCTTCTCAGCACCTATCTGACGTTCGCCGTCGATTTGGTCCTGTCCACCGGCGGCATGGCGTTTCCCATGGACCGGCTGTTCTGGGTTCTGCTTGGCCTTGCGGGCCTGCCTGCAATGCTGACGGGTGCGGCAGTCCTGCGGCTGGGCGTGAGGGGCCTGCTGGCGATCAGCATGCCGGCATGCGGGCTATCCTATGCCTTGCTCGCCCTGGCGCCAGGCAATCAGCTTGTCGTCATCACGTCGGCCATCCTGTTCGGCGCGGCGTCCATTGCGCCAGGAAACGGCTTTCTCGTCTGGGGTATCTCGCTCTTCAGGGAACGGCCTTCGATAGGCTCGGGAACCGTGTTCGTGGTGCTCTCGATCGCCATTATCATAGGCCCGATCCTGTTCGGCATCATAGCCACGCAGATAGGCTCCCAGGGGTTCTTTCTGGTCATGGCGGTGTTATCGGTTGCCATTGTCCCGCTGTTTCCTCGTGCAATCTTCAGCACGGGACATGCAGGCGATCAGGCTTTGTTGGACAATCCGACTGCTGATTTTTAA